A part of Halobacillus shinanisalinarum genomic DNA contains:
- the glpX gene encoding class II fructose-bisphosphatase: protein MDRELALELVRVTEAAAIASAQWMGRGDKMNADDAATTAMRTMFDSVSMDGVVVIGEGELDEAPMLYIGEELGDKTGPKVDIAVDPLEGTNIVAKGHNNAVAVIAAAKRGTLLHAPDMYMDKIAVGKHAKGLIHIDDPIERTIDIVARANNKRVADLTVIIQERERHQDIIDRVIKKGARVKLFGDGDVGASIATCLPQTGVDLFVGTGGAPEGVISAAAIKSLGGDMQARLAPQNKEEAGRCQTMGLENPLQHLTLNDLVKSDDAIFAATGVTEGELLNGVKFLGGDLVETDSIVMRAKTRTVRFVKTNHHLDYKPHLKIIRD from the coding sequence TTGGATAGAGAACTTGCATTGGAACTAGTACGTGTGACAGAAGCAGCAGCGATCGCTTCCGCACAATGGATGGGCCGCGGTGATAAAATGAATGCTGACGACGCGGCCACGACAGCCATGCGAACAATGTTTGACTCAGTATCGATGGACGGCGTTGTCGTCATAGGTGAAGGAGAGTTGGACGAGGCCCCTATGCTGTATATCGGAGAAGAACTTGGTGACAAAACGGGTCCGAAAGTCGATATTGCTGTTGATCCATTAGAAGGAACAAATATTGTTGCCAAAGGACATAATAATGCCGTGGCAGTTATTGCCGCTGCTAAACGCGGGACATTACTACATGCTCCCGATATGTACATGGATAAAATCGCAGTGGGTAAACATGCTAAAGGATTAATACACATTGACGATCCGATCGAACGTACGATTGATATTGTAGCAAGAGCAAATAATAAGCGGGTCGCAGATCTCACGGTTATCATTCAGGAGCGTGAGAGACATCAAGATATTATTGATCGAGTAATTAAAAAAGGAGCACGTGTTAAGCTCTTTGGGGACGGCGACGTAGGTGCCTCCATTGCCACCTGTCTACCCCAAACTGGAGTCGATCTTTTTGTTGGAACCGGCGGTGCACCCGAAGGCGTTATCTCTGCCGCTGCGATTAAAAGCCTCGGCGGGGATATGCAGGCACGGCTCGCCCCCCAAAATAAAGAAGAAGCTGGACGATGCCAGACAATGGGACTTGAAAATCCATTGCAGCATCTTACACTAAACGATCTTGTTAAAAGCGATGACGCTATCTTTGCAGCTACAGGGGTGACTGAAGGCGAGCTATTAAATGGCGTCAAGTTCCTAGGTGGAGATTTAGTAGAAACAGATTCCATAGTGATGCGTGCTAAGACTCGTACGGTTCGTTTCGTTAAAACTAATCACCACTTAGATTATAAACCTCACCTAAAGATAATCCGCGATTAG
- a CDS encoding SAV0927 family protein, with protein MANYQIFKDETENTTTRFVVFSAGSNRFEFAFLHAEQFDGKTMLLDLESKRLGLVDHQTLDEPGRLEHIFQMNQIDAEQLRACLHDLI; from the coding sequence ATGGCTAATTATCAGATTTTTAAGGACGAAACGGAAAATACTACCACACGATTTGTAGTATTTTCTGCAGGAAGCAACCGCTTTGAATTTGCTTTTTTACATGCAGAACAGTTCGATGGTAAAACCATGCTTCTAGACCTTGAAAGCAAAAGGCTAGGGCTCGTCGACCATCAAACATTGGATGAGCCTGGTCGTCTTGAACATATCTTTCAAATGAATCAAATCGATGCAGAACAGCTAAGGGCATGTTTACACGATCTTATCTAA
- the hepT gene encoding type VII toxin-antitoxin system HepT family RNase toxin, giving the protein MYFVDRKKIEDLLSYMETLILEQKEHTNRTFTDYLVLERMTHLTVEIIIDVGNQMIDGFIMRDPGSYEDIIDILTDEKVLPKEEIEAYKAIVRLRKMVVQQYLSVDHEAIITIWNTHSKSFNQFPDRIRWYLDEELGPVTAFSKE; this is encoded by the coding sequence ATGTACTTTGTTGACCGGAAAAAAATTGAAGATTTATTATCATATATGGAGACATTAATTTTAGAACAAAAAGAACATACTAATCGTACATTCACTGACTATTTAGTACTGGAGAGAATGACGCACTTAACTGTTGAAATCATCATTGACGTGGGAAACCAAATGATTGATGGATTTATTATGCGGGATCCAGGCAGTTATGAGGATATTATTGATATTTTAACGGATGAAAAAGTTCTTCCTAAAGAAGAAATTGAAGCATACAAAGCTATTGTCAGGCTTCGTAAAATGGTGGTTCAGCAGTATTTATCTGTTGACCATGAGGCAATTATAACTATTTGGAATACACACAGTAAATCATTTAATCAGTTCCCAGACCGTATTCGCTGGTATTTGGATGAGGAACTTGGGCCTGTAACTGCTTTCTCAAAAGAGTAA